The stretch of DNA AATTGAGATCACTAACACACACATTGGATTTTCAAGCACTTGCGAGGTGAGAGTGGTATGTGGTTACTCTTACAGTTCTGTGGAATTTACCAAGCGTCCTAAATTCATTCAAACAAATATGATCTGGGAAACAGTTTTCTGAGTTTCAGGTAGGGTAAGCAAAGGCTTCTCGAACCAGCTTAAAGTTTAATGACTGTGGATGTTTTTCCCAACACTAAACTTTTCTATTCTGAGTCTCCCAGAGTTcaaaaaatttacttttcttcctctatGTGGAGTGTTGACTATTTCTCACTATTTCATTAAATTTTGGAGGCTAAATGGCATTTTCCATATTGATGGGGCTTTTAGCAGAATACACCTATTTTCCTAGTTCAGTTAGAGGAATCTCGTTCCAGCTGAACAGATTCCCACATCACACGTCACTGTCACAACAGTCTCTAATCTTAGTTTCTCTAAAATGAAGTTAGTACTtgttaaaaaatcaaataataatGTAACTATGTTAcctgtgtatatatgtatgcacCCCTTATGAAtgaaattctttctaaacatgGACTCTAGTGAAAAAGTCATTGCTCATTTGTAGCTCAGACAATACTCCCAATGCAGCAATAACTCAGAAATCAAATTAGTGTGAGGGATTTTCTGTATCAGAATTTAACAGGACTTCAGAACTGGGCTCAATTCAAACCAGATCAAACAGTACAATATCTGAAGGAGACACAAAGATTCACAAGGCCTAGAGTATAATTTATAAAAATGTAAGTTATGTGGAATCAAATTTGCCTCAAGTAAAGACTTCAGGGATTTATACAAGTAATCTACATAACAGAGTTGGTCCTCTAGTAGAGAGAACCAAAGCATGCATACTGAACTTGTGAATATATTAAGGCAATGTGTTCAGAGAGAAGGCTGTCTACTACGTGTGATCTGTAGTCAAGGCTTCCCGATACAGAGATTAAGCACACAAAAAATTATACAATACATGGAACAAAGCATTCTATTAAAAAAGGGCAGAGCTAAGCTGGTTGCTACACAAATTGTTAACTGAGATGGTGCCAATACTAGACCTTTAGAGAGAGGTTTAAAACAAGTGACCTCACCCATACTGTTGATTGTGGCAAAACTACACTAAACTCTGTTTAAATGTGAAAAGttcatctgaaaggaaaaaataaatgtcaaacttgtgtctttttctcctgtaaATAGTTAGAAAAAAACCTATATTACTTAAATCCTAGAACTAGTCATATAAAGCTGTAGGTGTGATGCAGAGACCACTGGAATGAGCAACGTTGCAGCACTTTTATGCTTCTATCATAGCATCATCCTCTCAAGGCTCTCTAGAGAACCACCATCCTTTCTGGGCAGCTCAATTACACTGGTTTCCCCTCAGGAGAGGGGAAACATCCAGATTAGTCTGGGATTCCccctcatttctttctcttgcaaAGGCAACATATGCTTGCatcctggaggagactgaggggggatctcatttatatttataagtatttaaaagttgtatgccaagaggatgaggcaacacttttttctgtagtgtccagtgataggactagaggtaatggacaaaagctggaacacaaaaagttccacttaaggaaaaacttctttactgtgagagtgagggagccctggcacaggctgcccagggaggatgtggagtctccatctctggaggttttcaaaacctgcctggacacattctcatgaaacctgatctaggcagacctgctttagcacgggggctggagtagatgatctttagcagccccttccaaaccttaccattctgtgattctatgagtttcACAGCAGTGAAttgctgtttgctttcattttggCACCTGAGAATAGGAAGGGAGAGCATCTCTGCTCAAGCAAGAGCCATCACTGTTGACATGTATGGTTTTtgttaatgtttcttttcaaagaaggATTCTTTTTAGAAAATTGTAGAGGTTTTTGAAAACAAGTTACTACAAGCTACAAAGGAGTGCTTTACACTAGGAATTAGAAAAACAAGGGTTTTCACAAGACAGGGAGCTCAAGGTAGGGAATATTATAGGGAATTCACAGAAAGAAAGCATTGTTAATTGCATAAAAGTAGGGGACAAGTAGCCTCAAGGTATTAACAGTTTCCAGATAGTACTACTATTTAATATATCACTGGAAGATGTAGATATGCCCATTAATCCACTTGAAAGAGCATTTCTGCATTATCCCAAGTATTACCAGCCTTGATCTAAAGAGTATCTGTAagactacaggaaaaaaaaaaaaaggagaaaaatgttctttcaagTCTGTACCCTCTCCCCAAGAGAATATTAAACTAGTTGAATTAATAAACTATACATAATCTGGTAAGAACATTCTGTAACATGTTGTATAGAAGCAGGTTTTTGCTCATTTTGTTAGTAAGATTAATTTTTAGAAATCTACAACTGTCATGTTAATCCCAGATGATAGTGCAGTTTGGTACACTGAAATAATCAGATTACAGTGAATGTCAGAGCTATTTGATTTTAAATGATGTGAAGCATGTTACCAGAAATATTACTCCCTCATTTTCTGAAAGGATAACCTAGAAAAATATCAGACAGGGTTCACCATGTCTCAACAGCTGCAGACCTCTGTTTCAAgtgatcttttaaaatatagctTTGTGTATTTAAATACCAATTTTTTGTCTGCAAATTATCACAAAATTTTTAAAGCTGTAGACTTTATCACAACAATGGATGTGCAGTATTGTGTAAGAAACTGGtataaaaaattacatttgttaACAACCACatatttaatttgtattttcagttaaaaataacCACTACCTTACCTAGTTCTTCCCACTAACTTGATTCATGAGGTTCCTTTTTGCATCTCCCACGTTCTCCACATCTTCAGTTTGATTGGTTGCAGCAGAGCTCATGCCCAGTTTATTTCTGGTTAATCTGATTAAGTAAGAACCTCGGATTGTGATGTCAGTGCATTAGTAGAAAGAAGTAATGCTTCCTGTGGGAAGGATGTCAATTTTGACCTTTTAGAAGCAGGTCATGATCTGACTATAAGATGAAAACAGAGCAAGACAAAGTGCGGTAATAATACAAACTCATTCTCTGATAGCATAATTCACAGTAAGATTATGGCTCATGGACTGCAGGTAAGAAAGCATAATGAACTCGTATTTGGTTATTTGATTGAAGGGAGTTCTGGGTGTGGGGGAAGAGGTTTGCTTCAGCAAGAACAAAAGAACATTAGAAATACTGACAAATGAAAGGCCTTGTTTTGTATGCTTACTCGGGAGAAAAAACGCCTTTCAGAACACAGGCATCTTAATAGACTCAATTTCTTTACAAACTTAtagcattattttattttaatatacatgtattcatatttttttttactctgtgcTGATGAAACAATACTTAATTAATCTTTACATTGCTGTAGctaattttgttgtttttccccccttaaaCTCAGAAACCTACACTATTAAGTGAACAACAGGCTAGATTGAATCTAAATTAAACAACTAATTCCTCAACTTACAAGCTCatgatttaaaaatgtaatgacTTTGTGTGATAGTTTATCAGATTGCTTTATTATAATGGGTTGTTGCTGTATTATTTAGCATGTGCCACAATACATGCTAAATAATAATAGTAAATAATAAAAGCTTTTATGAGCCTGTAAGGTATATGCAGCATGTTACTATGGTGATGTGGTGCTCAAATTGATGCAATCCTTAGGGTTCTCTTCATGAACCTTTCAGCAGACCTTACAAAAATGCTTCATACATAGCAATAAACAAGATATGAATGTAGCAGACATTTTGCACAAAATGAGCACAGCTGTTAACcaaataaaaagtattaaaCTGCACTGTTGGACTAGCTATAAGCAGTAATCACTACCCACACCTGTATGCTTCCAGATCAGCTTTATTGAATAGTTACATTAACACAGACAAAGCTAGTCCCTCACTTGAGCTGAACCAGTTGTGATGCCTCTCATCAAATTAATCATCAACAAGGCTGAACTTTAACTCATTATGAAGACGAAAGCCCAATTTATAACTGCAAAAGCAAAATCATAAGGCTGAGATCCATTAAATATGTAGATCACTATCATGACTGGGCAAAAGGAAAACTGGTAGCATTATTATTGCAGTTAAGCTGCATTTATGCAAtgaaaccaaacaacaaaacaaacctacACCCTACAGCACTTTCAAGCTTTTTAGCATGTCAGTGAGTATCGACAAAGGCACTTTTTCTGTACTCCAGTACTCTTTTAACTTTGACCGATACTTCTAATTATGTCCTATCGTCACTGCTTCTTGTTGACAGAATCCCTTACCctgtatttttattctgtctGTCACCACTAGCAATCTCACACAGGCAGAAATTAGCCCATTTTAAACTGGCCAACTGGATTAATATAACAATCAAATAACAATAAGCAGTTCTACACTGTCTAGGTACTTCCCTACTGTCTAGCCTGATCTACAGCTGATACCAGTGTAACTGCCAGTATCTCTTCCAAGATTATAAAgcacaaacaaataaaatttaaaaacaagccTTTATTTAAGCTTTAACTTTGCTAACTTCAGCCATGAAGAAAATAGGAACGAAAACAGGCAAAATAATACTACTGACACTCTAAACAGCACTCAACTGCAAAGGCTATTCTGTAAATCTAACTTGGAACATCAAGACCTATCAATTTTGAGTACTAACAGAATACAGTTACTTCAGCCAGGATGGGATTCTATATGCATTGCTTTGTACTACAATAATCTGTTCTTTGAAATCCTTGTTAACACTTGTCTCTCCTGTTTTATCTTCAAATGCAGTAGGCTATTCATGGCTAATTTACAATAAACATCAGTAATGGGTTATCTCATTTTTGTCTCTGCTGTGAGTTTTGCAAGTAATAACCTCCTTCTGTTCCCTACAGtccattttccctttctttctaaGCACTCATCTCTTCTatgccaaaaaaagagaattaaaaaccATCCATCTAAAGGGTTTGCAGGTGTTGACTTGTTAGTAATACTTTCTATTACTATCTAGTTCTCTGTGCTCTCCATCAGCAAGCAACTGTATTGAGTTATGTTGAATGCAACTGGTGTGTAGTTAACCTGCTTTACACTACCAAGGCTTTGAGCCAgctttgaatttttctttcaattagttctgtcttctttttcagGGCAATAGTAGATATGGCAAATATCtctaatttgtttttttcttaacttaTTTATAGTACTTACATATTAGTCTTATTTTTCAAATTGGTTTCTACTTGTACTTTTTTCTTGCCTGCTTTTGAACAAAGACCAATGCATCTATTATGGTCTCAAAGGGTGGTAGAATCCACAGACACAGATGTGTTTGAGGCCAGAAGACTAGTCAGAAGAGAAGCCTAAATGGAGAATATATAACTTCTAGACACTCGGGCACCTCTGAGTACAACAGCCTGGAGCCAGCATGTTGAAGGAAGAACTGAAATGCTAAACCCTGATGGCAAAAAGGCTAATGCCCTGTTCTGTGGGAAGTAGCTATGGCCTCTCTGCAACCACTGCAACTCATCAGGGCCAAAGTCAGCTCTTCTGAAGTCCAAGGTCACAAACAGGATTGCAACCCTGGACTATGGcagagctgactttggcctgtTCACTGAACTGCTTGGAGGAATTTCATGGGCTAGGATTCTAGAAGGTGGGGGATGCCCAGGAAAGctaattaattttcaaatgaCACTTCATCCAAACCCATGATCAGTGTATTCCCAcaagtaaaaagaaacagataaagTAAGAAGCCTGTGTGGATGAACAAAGACCTTCTGAAACAACTCAATTGGAAGAAGGAAGTCTATGGAATGTGGAAAAGGGGACTGGGTGCTTATGAAGAGTATAGGAATATCAGagagtatgcagggacaaagcagggaaggctaaagccctctTGGAATATAATCTGGCACAGGATGTAAAGGAGACAATAAAGGCATCTTCAGGTACGtatgcagcaaaaggaagaccaGGAAGATTGTGAGTCTGCTGTTGAATGAGGTGGAtaccctggtgacagaggatacagagaaggcagaactactgaatgccttttttgcctcagtctttactcCTAAGGCTGTCCCTCAGGAAGCTCAGTGCCTGCAGGACAAACAAAGTCTTGAATAAGGAAGATAGTCTCTTGGTTGAAGAGGATTGGGTCAAGGATCTACTAGGGAAGCTAGACATCCAGAAAtccatgggacctgatgggatgcacccacgagtgctgatggagctggctgatattattgctaagctgctctccatttttgaacaatcatagaGCACatgtgaggtgcctgaggactggaggaaggccagtgTCAttccagtctttaaaaagggcaagaaggaggacatAAGAAATTACAGGCCAGTCAGTTTCACCTCCATCCacagaaaggtgatggaacagctcattctggatgtcatctctaagcacatgaaggaaaagatggttatcagagagagtcaatatggattcaccaagaggaaatcctgcttgaccaacctgatagctttctatgaTGGTATAACTGGCTGGGTAGATGaaaggagagcagtggatgtcatctgcaaggcttttgacactgtctcccataacatcttcatcagaaagctcaggcagtgtgagttggatgagtggacggtgaggtggatcgcaaactggctgaatgacagagcccagagagtggtgatcatcGGCATCAAGTTAAGTTGGAGGTCTGCGGCCAGTGGGGTTCtacaggggtcagttctggggccagtcttattcaacatcttcatcaacaacctggatgagggaggAGAGtatatcctcagcaagttcactgatgacaccaaactgggaggactggctgaaagctgtgctgccattcagcgatatcttgactggcttgagagttgggcagagaggaatctcatggggTTCAATACAGCCAAGTGGTGACTCCTGCACCTATGAAGGAACAGCAtgatgtaccagtacaggctgggggtgacctggtGGAGAGCAGGTCTGCAGAGGGGTGTAGGGAAAAGAGTCTTTCTCCACATTATCAGAGACTGgaaggttttttcctttatatcTCTGTTTTTACTCATAAAGCTAATTccttttcatttgcagataagaGATGAAGAAAGTGGCTATAACAAAAATCTATTTTGCATTCCTAAGCATTATGAAGAAGATTTGGAAAGAGTTTTCATTCCTCATGGACTTATCCTGGACAGGTATGAGGACAAACAACAGAAAGTAGTGTATCTATGCCAATGACCTACTTCCCTCCAAATGAAAAGCCTGAGGTCCTACCTACCCTGCATAGCCCACAAGAAACATGGAAACCCTGCAGCTCTAATACTTGTATTCTGGAGCTTCAtacaaaagcagtttttcagCAAGGATTCCTCTACTATTTAAGTTTCCATGTTATCTCAAATATCTACAAGCTTTCCTATCCTGCATTGTTTTTATATATGGATTAAAACAACAGTATGTCTATAGTGGAGTAGTTGCCTTTTTGCGAACTGCAAATATGTAACTAACTGTCCTGTGTCTTAATGGGATCACAGTTTGTTGATTATAAAAACCTAACAGCATGATCAGAAATTTAACTTAGACATTGCCTAACACACAGACAAACAAGTATGATACATAAAACACTTCATggaatttggttttttttttttccttccaggaCAGAACGTTTGGCTAGAGATATAATGCAAGATATGGGAAGCCAACACATTGTTGCACTCTGTGTCCTTAAAGGAGGCTATAAATTCTTTGCCGATTTGCTGGACCATATAAAAGCACTAAATCAAAATGGTGATAAATCTGTGCCTATTACTGTGGATTTTGTTAGAATAAAAAGCTACTGtgtaagtaattttattttctttggaaagacaTTCTGAATACTGGTAGTTTACATGAAAACTCCACAAAAATTGAGTTTATGTATATATCTTGTTCAAAGCAGCTCAATTTACTAACATTGTGAAAGGCAATTTGCCCCCACCATCAGATAGATATTGTATATTCACTGGGATGAACATACAGCTGAACACCTAACATGACAAAGACAGCACCAGGTCTTCAAGGTCCTACTCTCCAGCCCAAAGTTTCCATACAGGTTCTACTCTGCCTTTACCATGGCAGCCTTTGGTTGGAGGGAGTATGGAGAGCTTAGCTTACTGTTTCTCcctgaattatttttcattcctttagaTAATACTGGAGAGAATTGTTTTCATGATCTGTGTGTTGGGGAACTGGTATCTTTTGCCTGAATCAATTGCAGTTGGCCTGACAACTACTATAAAGCAACaatatggtttttttcctggttttaccTTCTACCTTCTCTGAAGGCTACAGCTCTGGGCACTGAAGAAAATTGATTCCATGCTAAATGCAAGTTTACAATATCCTATAAAGTTTTCATggaattctaaaaaaaaatctgtggtaatAGAAATAGTTGAAAGCATTGATGTCTAATCCATGAATGTGGATATGCTTGTGTTCCACACAAACATAGGTCTGCACTGAGACTTCATTCACTGTTCCTGCTCTCAGCTGCTTAAAAGCTCTTTCACTCAAGGAGTTGTGTGTAAAGTTCCAAACATGATTTGATAGGTAAAGAGCAAGAGCAGCACACCATTAACATTAACAAAGTAACACTTTTGAGCATGTTTTATGTGACTTCCCTCTCTTATTTCTCCTTCTAGAATGACTCACCTACAGAAAAAATCTGTATTGTTGTTGAGGAACTGTCTACATTAAATGGGAAGGTATGAATTAGCATCTTCAGCTTTTAAGGAGAAAGAACAGTTCCTGTGTATCTTTCAGGAAGTCCATCTTTATTAACATTTTGGTACTACATATTTGCAGCCACTAAACACTGGTTTAATATGCCAGCTTTGAAAAAGTAATTCCCACTGATCTCAGTGGAAACTTGACACTACCCCTACTGAATGCATATGAAGATCCTCCTCCATGTTTTATCCCAGAAATGAACCATCTTAAACTGACTCATGCAGTATGGTTCTAGAATGctaaaacataaaataatatataaaacctgatgtaggtgactTTCTCACAATATTCTAAGCTTCCtacaaatatttacagaaagacTCTTCAGAAAGCACTAAAATAATGTAAGTATTTAAGTGACAAGCTCTTTTGAAAATCGATTACAACTTACTTGTAACTGATGTTTGTACTGCAAACTTTTCATGGCTGTGAAATTCACTGAATCTgctatgtaaatattttcttttctttctctccctacATGATCCTTTCCAGAATGTGTTAGTAGTAGAGGTAAGTAAAGACTGGAGTGTGGGGAGAGGGAAtgacatacttttttttctccctgttaaTACCTATTCCATAAAAACCACCAATTAATCATGTCACTGTGCTGCTAAGGTTGCTGACTCATTTTCATGCTTTAAATGAATCCACTGGcagtctgtttttcctttcagactCAGAGGATAATTAGTTTTTCTATCTCTTTCAGGACATTATTGAGACTGGTAGAACAATGAAAGCAttactttcaaaaataaaagataacaaACCAAAGATGGTAAAAGTTGTAAGGTATGACGATCTGACAACTTACCGGTGCATTGTAACGAGAATACAGAGCAAAAGCATTTAGGTGAATAGTCAGTGTATGCTGGTgggtgtttggttttatttggtttgaAGTTTGGGGGAAGAGGAAGTAAATGCAGGGAGAAATTTTTATCCAGTTGGTGAAAAACTAAGTATTTACTAAACCGGGACATTTACACATGTGCTACAATCTTCATtgttaaaaagaataaagaaaggtTTCCTAGCTCTTTTTCTGTAGCCCATACAGATTGATGCATTCCTTGTTTCTTACCTCCTTATATTTGAAGGAAATTTGTCTCTTTCCTAAGACCTTCTCAGTTGTCTCAATACTAGAACCATAATATCCAGAACTTTTCTTAATGTCCTCAGTCATACAGGTTCTCAGCACTTGCAAGATGACTTCAAGTAGCATTCTAAATCTGCTTTTAGATGATCCCcaaaaggaatttttttgcAATATCTCTGTCAATAAATCATGATGCTTTGAAAAAACAATTCCTGTTTTACATACCAGTTATGTTCCTCCTAGTGACTGTGTACAATGTCCTCAGTTTCTTCACAAGGAAAGGCAAGAATGTATATGACTTTGTGGAAGAAATCACAGTGACACTGCACACCTtgtcctcctccccctccctccccatgAAAATCTTTGCATGCCACTTGAACTGGCTTAGGTGTCTGTGCTATTTCAGTTTGATGATACATTTATGAAAAAAGCATTTAGGATACAGTATTGAAGAGAACTAACTGTAAAACAATAGAGTCATTTGGACCTGTAGAATGAACCTAGATCGGAGCCTTGGCTTCTTCCTCAGTTATAAGCTGAAtacttcttccttctgttaAAATAATCTCATTGTTTCAGTTTAACTGCATCATTGTAGAAGCTTAGGGGGAGGAATGGGAAAAGTATACAGCTTAGAGTaagacatattttaaaatacatcatcttctctgctctgccttACAGCCTACTTGTTAAAAGGACAAGTCAAAGCCCAGGTTACAGACCAGACTGTAAGTATTCTGTTTTCCTGGTCATACAAAATACAATCCCATCATTTCACTTCATGTAGTAAGTCTGACAACTGGCATATAAGTTTCAGGAAGGCTAAAAGAAATAGGGAGAAAATATGTCAAAATTTGTAAACTGATGACCACCTCTTCCATGCTGAAACCTTATGGccaccttctttttttcccctggttggTCTAAGTGCAGGTTTGGCTCTTTGTTACCAGATAGCAGAAACAGAATCAAACCTTAACTTTACACTGTTTGACTTTGACCCTAAAAGGCATTTGTTTTGACTCTGCATTCATCTTGCCTTGTTCTCAAACTGAAAATCTATACTGAGTTGCAGTGTGTCTATTCTAACACAAGCAGAATCTCATTTGATATCTCCCTCCCTCAGGATTACCTCAGAAATaagttttaaataattattttgttcttaaaatgcATTCTCTtagcattttaattttattactaACTAATGGGGTTGGTACAGATTCTAACCCTTGACATAAATTTACAGCTCTGATTCTTAAAAAAGCATGATAAGTACCTTGAAAGCAAGATGATGGATTTTTTAGGTATTACTCTTAAATAGCTGAAGCATGTGTTGAATACAAACTGTGTACATAAAAGCTATTTACACTACCCAAGTATAAAAAGAATTGTATTTTCTTACAGATATAGGCTTTGAAATTCCAGATAAATTTGTGGTCGGATATGCTCTTGATTATAATGAATACTTCAGAGATCTAAACGTACGTACATACATGTGTGCCTCAACATGTAACCAGCAAGAATATAAGCTTTAACTTGGAGCTTCTCAACAATTAACAGAGCTCGAAATCTGATTCAAAACTTCCATTAAGAGGGCAAAAACATTATTAATATGACAAGCTCATAATTCAATGTAAATGTGTAAGAACTTGTTTGTGCCTTACTTTTTAATAATCTGCTGCACAAGTCCGTGGCCCATTTGTGCCATGCAATATCCTGAATCCCCTGGGATGGCTGGCAGTATACAATCTGCTGGCCCCATCTGAAGAGAAAGGAACTTATTATTTGTCTTTAATGTGATGTTTGTCTCTCTTAGTGAAATTGTATGTTGCAGTTTTCTAGCCTAAGATGGCTGTGCGTGGAATGGATTTCTCCTTCACTATGTAACATGGCCATCCAGATCttttctcctgtgtttcagtacTGTCTCCCAAGGCTGCACTGAGTAACAGAATTGGGAAGGGTATAACTGATAGAAAGAgttgatctcttttttttcttctccttagttttgaagtgttttcttAGATCTGGTTAAGTGGAAAAGTTTTCCACTCGTCTTTTTCAATAAGACAAACCAGTTCTGTTAAAGACACATACTGGATCCATGCTATTGCAAAGCAATATGAAGGAGGATACAATAATTTAACAACTTTGATGTCTTCAGAATATGTAAATCTATAAATTACAGATGAGTTTGGAAGCAATATTAATATCTCAATTTTACTGCAAGTAGTAAACATGCAACTAAACTTGCAATGATTACTGTTCTGGTGTGTTTTCCTTACAATGCTAGGAACATGACTGAAaaagatttttccattttctttgaaagtaaAGATTGACTAAAGCTGgaattcatttcttttttagcaCATCTGCATTCTGAAAGAGAAAGCCAAAGAGAAATATAGGATCTGATAACATCAGTCTTCTGGAGCAATAGTTCAACGGCACATTCAGCTGTGTGGATGAATAATAAGAAGTAATCTCCTACTTATGTACT from Colius striatus isolate bColStr4 chromosome 14, bColStr4.1.hap1, whole genome shotgun sequence encodes:
- the LOC104556818 gene encoding hypoxanthine-guanine phosphoribosyltransferase produces the protein MAHGLQIRDEESGYNKNLFCIPKHYEEDLERVFIPHGLILDRTERLARDIMQDMGSQHIVALCVLKGGYKFFADLLDHIKALNQNGDKSVPITVDFVRIKSYCNDSPTEKICIVVEELSTLNGKNVLVVEDIIETGRTMKALLSKIKDNKPKMVKVVSLLVKRTSQSPGYRPDYIGFEIPDKFVVGYALDYNEYFRDLNHICILKEKAKEKYRI